TAATCAAAGATTTAGAAGGGAAGACAAACACgccatttttcttttctcagatcaatttaaaaaagcatagattaaaaatggTTGCAGATGATATTTCAACACCTAGTTAAAAACACAGAGTATATTCTGTATCTATGGAACTGACCCCTACATGGATGGGTTATAATCCACGTAATTTgggcctatttgattttcgcgaATTTACGGCTGAAAGTAGCGGTTGGTAGCAGTGGTGAGGATTCGcactttacattaattaatcgaGATAAAATTAGGATCCTTTCAAAAAACGGCGACGGAGAGCAGTGCAGATTTCTATCGCAAATAAAAGCGACCTCTATTGAATAGAAATAAGGTTTAATATTACCGTTTACGCCTTACTACGCTTGTCCTTGATGAAAAAGAagtgcaaataaaaattgaaccTTGTCTAAATCGCATaaagctcaattttatttgcgacaaaattttcaaaacggcataaagaaattaaataataatataaaagaaatgcaTTCAACGTTTTTTAGTTAAGCGATACATAGACAAAGAACtggaataaattttaaaagtattgaaaTACCTTAATTATAGTACTTAtttgtttgattaattttattataaaatcgatTTGCTCATACTTGTTAGTTATTCGTTATGCACATAACATTAAAcctcatacaaaattaatttgtgacTTTTTTTGCCTTAGTTATCAAAGTAAACATCCTTAAATAgacatactttttttgtaaataaaagtcttttgaataatatcaaattaaaattgtcggcaaaatgttattttaccagtaacagtaaatttatttatttttatgccaAGTTTTATAGACACCAAGAGGACGGTATGTTTgtgtgaaatgaaaataataatttaaaatgattttctttattatacaCATTATTGAACACCTAAGTACATATCGTTTAATCTAAAGTTCTTATTCTAAGTATTTCGTAagcttgtaataataaataatggacttaaaagataaaaaaaaccacGTAGCGAGAGTAATCCTTATGTCTATTACTATGAAATCATTACAagtatatcttaatatatatatttcttgtgtGCGTGTGTATGTGACTGAACTCCTCCTAAACgactggaccaattttgatgaaattttttgtgtgtgttcgTGGAGATTCGAGAATGGTTTAgatttacagtttttattttttatttttttttttttaattccgcgcggacggagtcgcgaccgacagctagtgtggatatatttttcaaaataaatgcacataatataatataactatagacaaagtaatcattaaatatatcatcaattaaaatttaatagaaaatgagATAAAAGTCAAAAACAATAGCGAGAAACTACAAATTgtgtaattatttgtaaagatcACACATTTAAAGTTGAGTTTCTTTgagaaacttttatatttatatgaaacaaataagttaaaataattttcatatttcatatgttgcattataattattatatacaaaaaggaaaaatatcttttacaatgtttaggtaaaataaaatttaatatctgccaatttttacaatgaaaatgttttcctAACATTTACGAattaatcaatataaataaagtcttctatttcaaaaataaatgcaacgAATAAATAACTGccttaacttaaataaaatggcTAAGAATCTTTTTACAAATAGGCAAATAGGTAATATAAAGACAGGCATTTTGCAATGATGACGTCACTAGCATATAGGTCTAGAAATAAGTGTCATTACAACGTTGAGTACAATGATCCTGCAGCTCGCATCACTGCAGCTAATGTGGAGTTTCCAGGTCACAGGTGTTACCACTTGCAGGTGTCGGGGGAAGGTTCGGTGGTAGATGTCGGGGGCAGGTGTCGGGGGGCAGATGTCGGGGGGCAGATGTCGGGAGCATGTGTCGAGGGCAGGTGTCGGGGGCAGGTGTCGGGGGCAGGTGTCGGGGGCAGGTGTCGGGGGCACGTGTCGCGATGTCTAGTCGGTCCTGCCGGTGAGCAGGTGTTCCCGCAAGGTGCAGATCTCGCGCTCGATGTTCTCGCGCGCCGCCGCCTCGAAGCACTCGAACTCCTCCGTGTGGAACAACTTGGGGATCTGCGAGAACTGGTTCAGCACCTGTACCAGaagtttgaaaattaaattacattttagagACTATCAATGTCTCTACGCAGTGATCGCGGTCCGCTCAGTCACCGTGCACGAGAAGTGGCCGGAGCGCGTGCTGCTGCAGACGTACCTTGATGCGCAGCTCGACGTAGTTGTGGTGCGTGAGCTTGGAGTACTCGGCGCGCACGAGCTTGGCGTGCGCGTCGTACTCCTCGCGCGAGGCGGCCAGCACGGCCAGCTCGCAGTCGCCGAACAGCTGCAGGTCTCGCAGCGCCACCTCGTGCCCGTAGCGCGCGCACTCCCCGCTGcagccgcgccgcgccgccgccgcagtGTCGTCCGTCAGCAGCGCCAGCACGTACCCCGTCACCTCTTGCTGCAACACCCCCGCCGTCAGCCGCCGGCCCCCTCGGCCCGCTCATACCCCCACACCCCCACACCCCCACACTCACCGACTCCGGGTGCGACTTGAGCAGGTCGGCGAGCAGGCGCACGGTGAGCTCGGAGGGCGTGTGGCGCAACACCAGCGCCAGCTTGAAGGCCGCCGGCTTCGCCACGTCCCTCATGCCCTTCGACAGCAGGTTGTGCCACACGCCCGCCTGTACACGTCGCACGTCGCACGTCACACGTCGCACGTCGCGAGGGCAAAAGTGAAAGAA
This genomic window from Papilio machaon chromosome 25, ilPapMach1.1, whole genome shotgun sequence contains:
- the LOC106716888 gene encoding uncharacterized protein LOC106716888, which gives rise to MGVSGESEGCAAARTWRLACAVLCPQAAPTAPSAPTAPSAPSATDEAWQKVVDASPPDSVWHSISNCVAYQAGVWHNLLSKGMRDVAKPAAFKLALVLRHTPSELTVRLLADLLKSHPESQEVTGYVLALLTDDTAAAARRGCSGECARYGHEVALRDLQLFGDCELAVLAASREEYDAHAKLVRAEYSKLTHHNYVELRIKVLNQFSQIPKLFHTEEFECFEAAARENIEREICTLREHLLTGRTD